The nucleotide window AAAAACGCCGAAACAAAAAAAGAAAAAGAAAAAATGGCCGTTAATCGTTGGGCTATTAGTTCTTTTAACAATCGGTGCAGTAGTAGCTGCTGTTCTCCTCACTCCAAATCGGGTAGTCGTGGAAGATGTGACGGATATGACCGTAGAAGAGGCAATTCGAATTTTAGAAGAGCAAGGCTTCGTTATTGGAGAACAAGAAGAACGCAACAACGAAGAGATTGAATCCGGAAATGTCATTGAAACGAATCCGCAGGCAGGCAGGGAACGTGAGAAAGGCACTACAGTTGATTTAATCGTCAGCATTGGTAGGGAAATGACAAAGATGGAAAATTTCATCGGCAAGCAGCGTGAAGAAGTAATGGATGCGCTAGAAGAATTTAACGACTATGATTTCAAAGAGGAATATTCTTCTCAGCATCCGGCAGGCGAGATTATCGCTCAAACACCTGAAGCCGGTGAGGAAATTCATGTCAACGAGACAGATGTTGTTTTAACGGTTAGTAGAGGACAGGAACAAGTAACGGTTCGTGACCTGATGGCATTTAACGAAGCAAACCGTTCAGAATATGAAAAAAGCTCAGGTTTCAAAGTGAATGTAACGGGTGAGGAATATTCGGATAAACCGGCTGGTGAAGTAATCAGTCAATCACCAAAAGCAGGCACAAAGCTTGAAAAAGGCAGCACAATTAATGTCGTGATTTCTAAAGGACCGAAAGCTAAGCAGGAAAAGTTCTATACAAATACAATTGAAATTCCGTACGAGCCTTTTGAAGAAGGAATGGAACAGGAAGTCTCCATCCATATTCAGGACAAAACACGTACAATGGCAGAGCCTGTAGAAACGCTTACTATTACTGAAGATACTTTGTATACAATTAAGCTGGTCATTGTTGAAGGGGATAAAGCAGCCTACCAGATTGTACGGGATAACAACGTGATCGAAAATAAAACAATTACTTATGAAGAATTGGCGGAATAAGGAGGAATTGGATGGCGCAAGCCCAAATTCGAAAAGCATTAAGCGGTTATTATTATGTTGAAAAAGACGGTAATTTAATTCAATGTCGCGCTCGTGGGATTTTCCGTAATCGCGGAGAATCTCCACTGGTCGGCGATTTTGTGGAATATTCGTATGACGGGGAATCGGATGGTTCAATCGAAAAAATTCTGGAACGTCATAATGAGCTCGTTCGGCCGCCGATTGCGAATGTGGATCAGGCATTATTAGTGTTTTCCGCAAAAGAACCGGATTTTAATACAGTACTGCTCGACCGGTTTTTAGTCGTGCTCGAGTCGTTCCATGTGCAGCCGATCATTATTTTAACAAAGATGGATTTATTGAATGATGCCGAGCGTGCGCATTTACAAACATATATCGACGACTATAAAGAAATTGGCTATGAGATCATTGAAACTTATATTGATGATCCAACATTACTGGAAAAGATCAAACCATACTTGCAGGAAAAAACATCGGTGCTTGCCGGACAATCAGGTGTCGGAAAGTCCACATTATTAAATACATTGCTTCCAGAACTGGATCTGAAAACAGGTATTATTTCAAAAAGTTTAGGGCGCGGAAAGCATACAACACGCCATGTAGAGCTTATTGAAGTGTGTGGCGGACTATTGGCGGATACTCCGGGCTTCAGTTCTTTCGATTTCGAAATGATAGAAAAAGAAGAGCTGACATCTTGTTTACCAGAGTTCGAGAGGATTAGCGAGAATTGTAAATTCCGTGGCTGCCTGCATATAAAGGAACCGAAATGTGCGGTAAAACAAGCGGTGGAAACCGGGGAAATCCGTTCATACCGCTATGAACATTATGAACAAATTTTACAAGAAATTATTGACCGAAAGCCGAGGTATTAGACATGATTAAAATTGCACCATCAATTCTAGCGGCAGACTTTGCAAAGCTGGGGCAAGAGGTAAAAGAAGTAGAAGCAGCCGGAGCTGAATTGATTCATATCGATGTAATGGACGGCCATTTCGTACCGAATATTTCATTTGGTGCGATTGCATTAGAAGCAATTCGTCCCCTTTCTACATTACCGATGGACGTACATTTAATGATTGAAAATCCGGATCAGTATATTGAACAGTTTGCGAAAGCAGGGGCGGATTACATTACAGTACATGTTGAAGCATGCCGCCATTTGCACCGTACGATCCAGTTAATTCGTTCTTTTGGTGTTAAACCGGGTGTTGTTTTAAATCCGCATACGCCGATTGAAACGATTCAGCATATTTTGGAAGATGTTGATATGGTGCTGTTTATGACAGTTAACCCTGGCTTTGGCGGGCAAAAGTTCATTGAATCGGTTGTGCCTAAAGTGGAAGCATTATCGAAAATCATTAAAGAACGTGGCCTGAATATCGAAATTGAAATCGATGGCGGAATTAACGCTGAAACAATTGTACCTTGTGCAAAAGCGGGTGCAACGGTTTTTGTTGCGGGTTCGGCTATTTACAGTAAAGAAGATCGCGCACAAGCTTTACAGGAAATTAAACAAGCAGGATTAGCGGCAATTCAGTGATTGTAGCAATCTGCTCAGGCGGCCCCGTTCATGAGGTCGCCTTTTCTTTAACACCGGATATATGGATTGGAGTCGACCGGGGTGCATTATATTTAGTGGACAAAGGTTTACTGCCCCACAGCATTGTCGGCGATTTTGATTCTATTACAGCGGAGGAATTTGCGCGGATTTCCGAAGCTGTGGACCATGTTGAACAGTTTCAGGCGGAAAAAGATGAGACGGATACAGACCTGGCCTTGCTGAAGGCACTTACATATGAGCCGCAGGAAGTCTTTTTGACGGGTGTTACAGGCGGGCGCTTGGATCATTACGAAGCGACTTTACGATCAGTTTTTCTTATGCAGCAACAATATCCTCTTATTACTTTTAAAATCATTAATTCTCATAATATCATTCAATTTTTACTGCCGGGTACACATATTCTGACAGAAGATCATTATACCTATGTATCATTTTTTGCCTATGGGAAAACTCTCCGGAACGTGACATTGCGCGGGGTTAAATATGAAACGACAGATGAAGTGATTGAGCAGGGGACAACGCGTTTCACAAGCAATGAAATAATGGGTACAGGGTCTATTTCATTTAAGGAAGGCATATGTTTAATGATAAAGAGTAAAGATTAAGGAGGAACAACGCTGAAAGTATATACATTCCAAATGCCGAAATGGTTAAGCGGTGTGGCGAGAGGCTGCGTGAAGTTGTTTCGTAGAGATAAAAAAGAAAAATAAAGATCAGACTACAGCTCATAGAGATTATGGGCTGTATTTTTTGTTGCTAACAAAATTCTATACTATCGCACTATGGATAACCTGGAAATTAGTTCTTCTCCCCGTCTAGGCTAAAGCGCCAATTCCTCGCACCATTAAGTCCCTCCGTGCAAAAGTGGTGAACCGCAAAAAAAAATAGAGTACCAGCAATTGCTGATACTCTGTACGCGATTATACGCGCTCGATTTTACCTGATTTTAAAGCACGAGCAGAAACCCATACACGTTTTGGCTTACCGTCAACTAAGATACGAACTTTTTGAAGGTTAGCACCCCAACTACGTTTGTTAGCGTTCATAGCGTGTGAACGGTTGTTGCCTGTACGAGCTTTACGGCCAGTAATTACGCATTGTTTTGGCATTGTAAAATTCCTCCTTACAGCTGAATCTGAAATCTTTATTTCAGTTCGTTATTTCACATACCATAATAATTTAACATACAGAGTCAATGAGTGCAAGACATTTTACATAACCTTTCAAGAAAAAAACCTTTACACCCCATTTTGCTTAATCGGGATTAAAAACTTCCTGGAAAAGGTAAAGTACTCTATAAACTATTTATTTAGGGGGAAGCGATCATGAAAAAATGTATGGTCATCATCAATCCGACTTCAGGAAAAGAAAAAGCAAGTGAGTACGAAAAGAAAATTATTGCACAATTACATAATTATGAAATTGATGTAAAGGAAACTGCGGGTGAAAAGGATGCGACCCGCTTTGCTAAAATGGCATGCGATGAAAAATATGATGCAGTCATTCTAGTCGGGGGAGACGGTACGGTAAACGAAGGGATCAATGGCATTGCAGAACAGCCCCACCGCCCTGTTGTAGGAATCGTCCCATTAGGTACGGTCAATGATTTTGCCCGTGCATTGGATATCTCGCTTGACCCGGAAGAGGCAATTGCATTACTCGGCGGAAAAACAACAAAAGCAGATATCGGGAAGGTGAACGATCATTACTTCACGAATGTCATCGCAATTGGATTATTGGCAGAAGCAGTCGGCGATGTATCAGTGGAACAAAAGACGTCCCTCGGGTCGCTCGCATATTTATTTGAAGGTGTGAAAGCGGCTATTCAAAATGAATCTTACGAAATGGAAGTTAAAGCAGATGGACAAGTATACAAAGAAAATATGATGCTCTTCATCTGTGTATTGACCGATTCTGTCGGAAGCTTCCGACAAATGAATGGAGATGCCGACAAATCAGACGGCCTCTTGCACGGATTTATTATTAAAAGTACGAATACGCTTCAAGTGGTGGGCACAGCTAAAAACCTGCTGACAGGCAATTATGAGGACGATGACAATATTATTAAATTCAATGCACGTGAAATGCATATTAACGCGAATGAAGCACTTCCGCTGAATGTGGACGGTGATTTAATCAGCCAACTTCCGGCGAAAATCTCCATATTGCATGATCATATTGAATTTTTTACGAAATAAAGTTCAATGATACGTTTCCCAATGGCTTTTTTGCATAACAACGAAAAATTGTCGAATACTCTAATTAGATTGTGCTAAAAAATTATTATTGCAGGATGTTGTTCTGATAAAAAATATAGAGAAGGTAAATAAAGAGAAATTTTAAAAAACGACTTCAGGCTAGACGTGGATGAACGTTTTCTTTTATAATCGACTTTTGTGTAGTACAATATAAATTAGTCAAATAGAGCCAAGGGGGCATTCACTATGTCAGTAGAATTAAATAACG belongs to Solibacillus sp. FSL W7-1436 and includes:
- a CDS encoding diacylglycerol/lipid kinase family protein, coding for MKKCMVIINPTSGKEKASEYEKKIIAQLHNYEIDVKETAGEKDATRFAKMACDEKYDAVILVGGDGTVNEGINGIAEQPHRPVVGIVPLGTVNDFARALDISLDPEEAIALLGGKTTKADIGKVNDHYFTNVIAIGLLAEAVGDVSVEQKTSLGSLAYLFEGVKAAIQNESYEMEVKADGQVYKENMMLFICVLTDSVGSFRQMNGDADKSDGLLHGFIIKSTNTLQVVGTAKNLLTGNYEDDDNIIKFNAREMHINANEALPLNVDGDLISQLPAKISILHDHIEFFTK
- the rsgA gene encoding ribosome small subunit-dependent GTPase A, yielding MAQAQIRKALSGYYYVEKDGNLIQCRARGIFRNRGESPLVGDFVEYSYDGESDGSIEKILERHNELVRPPIANVDQALLVFSAKEPDFNTVLLDRFLVVLESFHVQPIIILTKMDLLNDAERAHLQTYIDDYKEIGYEIIETYIDDPTLLEKIKPYLQEKTSVLAGQSGVGKSTLLNTLLPELDLKTGIISKSLGRGKHTTRHVELIEVCGGLLADTPGFSSFDFEMIEKEELTSCLPEFERISENCKFRGCLHIKEPKCAVKQAVETGEIRSYRYEHYEQILQEIIDRKPRY
- the rpe gene encoding ribulose-phosphate 3-epimerase; translation: MIKIAPSILAADFAKLGQEVKEVEAAGAELIHIDVMDGHFVPNISFGAIALEAIRPLSTLPMDVHLMIENPDQYIEQFAKAGADYITVHVEACRHLHRTIQLIRSFGVKPGVVLNPHTPIETIQHILEDVDMVLFMTVNPGFGGQKFIESVVPKVEALSKIIKERGLNIEIEIDGGINAETIVPCAKAGATVFVAGSAIYSKEDRAQALQEIKQAGLAAIQ
- a CDS encoding thiamine diphosphokinase, which produces MIVAICSGGPVHEVAFSLTPDIWIGVDRGALYLVDKGLLPHSIVGDFDSITAEEFARISEAVDHVEQFQAEKDETDTDLALLKALTYEPQEVFLTGVTGGRLDHYEATLRSVFLMQQQYPLITFKIINSHNIIQFLLPGTHILTEDHYTYVSFFAYGKTLRNVTLRGVKYETTDEVIEQGTTRFTSNEIMGTGSISFKEGICLMIKSKD
- the rpmB gene encoding 50S ribosomal protein L28, encoding MPKQCVITGRKARTGNNRSHAMNANKRSWGANLQKVRILVDGKPKRVWVSARALKSGKIERV